GATGCCGTCCCCGCTATACCCGAAGATGCGGTCGACGCCCCAGTCGCGCAGGCGCGCCACGATCGCGTCCGCGACGGTCGGCTGGTCCTCACCCGGTGAATCCCCCATGCCGCCACGCTAGGTGCGGTCACTGCACCGAGGCAGGGCCTTGACAGCGCCGGCGGGCGGCGGGCGAATGGAGCCGAGCGCCCCTACGCCTCGTCGCGGGAGATGCCGACCATCTCGTCGCGGGGCACGACCTTGACGCGCACTCGGCCCTCGGCCGCCCCGAGCGCCTGCTCGTGCTCGTCGAGGCGGTGCCATCCGTCGAGGTCGGTCCACTCGATTCCGCGCGACTCGAGCAGCTCGATCACCGACTCCTCGGACGGCGACTCGGGACGCCACCAGTTGCCGAGGTCGTTGATGACGTGCTTGATCGTCTCCATCGCGTCGGACTTGGTGTGCCCGATGAGGCCGACCGGGCCGCGCTTGATCCAGCCGGTGGCGTAGACGCCGTACATCTGGCGGGCCTCGCCGGTCTCCTTGTCGCGCGTGAGCACCTGGCCCTCGTGGTTCGGGATGACCCCGAACTTCTTGTCGAACGGGATGCCGGGCAGGGGGGACCCGAAGTAGCCGACCGCACGGTAGACGGCCTGGATGGGCAGCTCACGGATCTCGCCGGTGCCGACGACGCCGCCCTCGCCGTCGGGTGCGGTGCGCTCCCAGCGGATGCCGCCGACCCGGCCGGTGCCGTCGTCGAGGATCTCGAGCGGCTTGGCGAAGAAGTGCAGGTGCAGGCGGCGGGAGGCCTGGCCGACCTCGCGCTGGCGCCACTGGTTCAGCACCTTGTCGATGACGAAGACCTGCTTGTTGCCGGCGACGGCGGCACGGGCCGCATCGTCGTAGTCGAAGTCCTCGTCGTAGACGATCATGTCGACGTCGCGCAGCTCGCCGAGCTCGCGCAGCTCGAGCGGCGTGAACTTCACCGAGGTGGGGCCACGACGGCCGAAGACGTGCACGTCGGTCACGGGCGACGCCGCGAGGCCGGCCGCGACGTTCGCCGGGATCTCGGTCGGCATCAGGTCTTCGACGTGCTTGGCGAGGATGCGCGACACGTCGAGCGCCACGTTGCCGTTGCCGATGACCGCGACCTCACGTGCCTCGAGCGGCCAGGTGCGGGGGAAGTCGGGGTGCCCGTCGAACCAGCTCACGAACTCGGCGGCGCCGTAGGAGCCCTCGAGGTCGATGCCGGGCAGGTTCAGCGAGGCGTCGCGCACGGCGCCGGTGGCGAAGATCACCGCGTTGTAGTGCTTCTTCAGGTCGTCGAGGGTGATGTCCTCGCCGAAGCGCACGTTGCCGAAGATTCGGATGTCGCCACGGTCGAGCACCTCGCGCAGGGCCGTGATGATGCCCTTGATGCGGGGGTGGTCGGGGGCGACGCCGTACCGCACGAGCCCGTAGGGCGCGGGCAGGTGATCGAACAGGTCGATCGAGACGTCGAAGTTCCGCTCGGACTTCAGCAGGATGTCGGCGGCGTAGATGCCCGCCGGCCCTGCGCCGACGATCGCGAGTCGCAGCTTGTTCACGTGCCTGGGTCTCTCCATCAGCTCTGTCGCTCCACGATCGTCTCGGCGAATCGCGTGAGCGCCTTCTTCACGCTGCCCTCGGGCAGCGGCGCGAGCGCCGCAACGGCCTCGTGCGCCCAACGGTGGGCCTCAGCGAGCGTAGCGCGGGTGGCCTCGTGCTCGCGCAGCTGGGCGACGATCGCGTCGACGGTCTCCTTCGACGGCACGATGCGCGACGCCAGGGTGTTGGTGTCGTGCGGGTCGAAGGCGCCTGCGGCCTGCGGCACCACGATGACGTCGCGTTCGATGCGCTGCAGCAGGTCGGCGGATGCCGCATCGGCGCGTGCGAGCTCGGCGAGCCGCAGCAGCGGCAGCGTGACGACGCCCGCACGCAGGTCGGTGCCGGGCACCTTGCCGGTCTCCTCGGGCTGCGGCGAAAGGTCGATCACGTCGTCGATGAGCTGGAAGGCGACGCCGATCTTCTCGCCGAACTCGACGATGGGCTTCTCGAGGGCGGGGTCGGCGCCCGAGAAGATGATGCCCGACTGCGCGGCGGCGGCGATGAGGGACCCCGTCTTGTCGGCGAGCACCTGGATGTAGTGCACGATGGGGTCTTCCCCGATGGCCGGGCCGACCGTCTCGTGCAGCTGGCCGAGCACGAGCCGCTCGAACGTGTCGGCCTGCATGCGGATGGCGCGCTCGCCGAGGCTCGCCATGAGCTGGCTGGCGCGCGCGAAGAGCAGGTCGCCGGTGAGGATCGCGACGGAGTTGCCCCACACGGCATGCGCGCTCGGCACGCCGCGGCGGCGCTCGGAGTCGTCCATGACGTCGTCGTGGTAGAGCGACCCGAGATGGGTGATCTCGATGGCTTCGGCCGCGGTGACCACGTCGTCGGTGATGCCGGCCCCGAGCTGCGCGGTGAGGAGGGTGAGCATGGGCCGCACGCGCTTGCCGCCGGCTTCGAGCAGGTATCGCGTCGAGACATCCGCGATCGAATCGGCGAAGCTGACCTCGCGCACGAGGCCGGCCTCGACGCGCTCGATGCCCGCGTCGATCGCCCTGGCCATCGCTCGGTCGGCGGATGACGCGAAGACGCGTTCGCTCAGCCCGAGGTTGGCGGCGAGCGCGGAGCCGCGACGTGCGACCGGATGGCTCGGATTCACGCTGTCCAGCCTACCGGTGCGGTTCCTGTGAGCCGTGTCGATGACGGCGAACCGGGAGGTGCGGATTCGCCGCTCAGGCGAGCGGCTTACGGGCGCGGTGCAGCGCGACGACGCCCATGGTGAGGTTGCGCCACTGCACGTCGACCCAGCCGGCCTCGCGAATCCAGCCGGCGAGCGTGGGCTGGTCGGGCCAGGCGTTGATCGACTCGTTGAGGTACTCGTAGGCGGTGTCGTTCGAGCTCGACGCGCGCACGAGCGGCGGCATGACGTAGCGCTGGTAGGCGTGGTAGCCGGCGCGCACGAAGGCGACCGGCGGGTGCGAGAACTCGCAGATCACGAGACGCCCACCGGGTTTGGCGACGCGGAAGAACTCGGCGAGCGCGAGCTTCGGCTCGTTCACGTTGCGCAGGCCGAAGGAGATCGTGACGGCATCGAACTCGTCGTCGCCGAAGGGCAGCTTCGTGGCATCCGCCTCGACGAAGACGAGGTTCGGAACGCCGGCCTGACGACGGCGGCCGACCTCGATCATGCCGGGCGAGAAGTCGGCGGCGACGACGGAGGCCCCGGACTTCGCGAGGCTGGCGCTCGAGGTGCCGGTGCCCGCGGCGACGTCGAGCACCCGCTCGCCTCGCTGGGGAGCGACCGCGCGGGTCGTGGCGACGCGCCACAGCGGAGCGTTGCCCACCGAGAGCACGGTGTTGGTGCGGTCGTAGCGAGCGGCGACGCGGTCGAACATCGCCGATACCTCTAAGGGGTCCTTGCCGAGGTCTGCGCGCGTCATCCCTCGATTCTACGGCGCGGCCTCGCGCGCGACCGGGGGGTCGAGCCTGCGAGATCGCTGGATGCCTCCATGCATTGGAATGCATCCGGATACCGCCGCGTTCCGTATCACTGGTAGGCAACGATGCGGGCGACGCCCGCGAGGAGGAGATCCATGAAGGCCATCTGGAACGGTGCGGTGATCGCGGAGTCCGACGACACGGTCGTGGTCGAGGGCAACCACTACTTCCCGCGCGAGGCGCTCGACCCGCGCTACTTCGCACCGAGCGACAACCACAGCGTGTGCCACTGGAAGGGCACTGCCGACTACCTCCACGTCGAGGTCGACGGCAAGCGCAACCCGAACGCCGCCTGGACCTACCCGACCCCCTCCCCCGCCGCCGCCGAGATCGCCGAGCACGTCGCGTTCTGGCACGGTGTCGAGGTCGTCGCCGCCTGAGCGCCGGCCCCATCCCGGGGACGTAGGCTGGTGCGGTGATTCACCCGGATGCCACGGGGCTCGTCGTCACCCGCCCCGGTCCCGTCGAGCTGGCCGCCCGAGCGGCCGCCGGACGACCCCCGTCCGCGTCCGCGCGGCCCCGGCTCGTGGTGCGCACCGAGCCGGTCGAGGAGCTCGCGCCGCTCATCCCGCGCGCCGACCCGCGGCATCCGCTGCTCTGGATGCGCCGCGGTGAGGGCATCGTGGGCCTCGGCGAGACCCTGCGCGTCGAGACGAGCGGCGCCTCGCGCGTGAAGGACGCCGCGGCGGCGTGGACCGAGCTCGCCGCCGACGCGGACGTCGACGACCGCGTGGGGCTGCCCGGCACGGGGCTCGTCGCGTTCGGCGCGTTCGCGTTCGCCGATCACTCCGCCTCGTCGAGCGTGCTCGTCGTGCCCGAGCTCGTGCTCGGCCGCCGCGACGGCCGCGCGTGGGTCACCCGCATCACGCACGCGTCGGGTGCGGCTGGGGCCTCCGGCGACCGGGGCGGCGACGGCAGTGAGGATGCCGCAGCCGCCGTGCCGCTCGCCATCCCCGAGCCGGCGCCCAAGCGCCGCGTGCCGCGCGTGGCATTCACCCCGGGAGCCGTGCCGCCCGAGGCATACGAGTCCGCCGTCGCCGAGGCCGTGCGCCGCATCGACGCCGGCGAGCTCGAGAAGGTGGTGCTCGCCCGGCAGCTGCTCGGCGAGCTGCACGAGGAGGACGGCCTCCGCGCGACCATCACCCGCCTCGCCGAGGACTACCCCGACACGTGGGTGTACGCCGTCGACGGGCTCATCGGGGCGAGCCCCGAGACGCTCGTGCGCGTCGACCACGGCACGGTCTCGGCACGCGTCCTCGCCGGCACGACGTCACGGGGTGCCGGCGACGCATCCGACCGCGAACGTGCCACCGCCCTGGCCGCGTCGCCCAAGGACCTCGCCGAGCACGCCCTCGCCGTGGCGAGCGCGGTGAAGCGGCTCGCCCCGCACACCGCCCGCCTCGACGCCAGCCCCGAGCCGTTCACGCTGCAGCTGCCGAACCTCTGGCACCTCGCGACCGACCTCAAGGGCACCCTCGGCGACGGCTCGAGCTCGCTCGATCTCGTGCAGGCGGTGCATCCGACCGCGGCCGTCGCGGGCACTCCTCGCCGGGTCGCGCTGCGCGTGCTCGCCGAGCTCGAGGGCTTCGACCGGGGCCGCTACGCCGGTCCGGTCGGCTGGATCGACGGCGACGGCGACGGCGAGTGGGCCATCGCCCTGCGCTGCGCGCAGGTCGAGCCCGACGGCACCGTGGCGGCATATGCCGGTTGCGGCATCGTCCACGACTCCCGGCCAGCCGACGAGCTCGCCGAGACCGTCATGAAGTTCCGGCCGATCGTCGAGGCGTTCGGCGGCTGACGCGCCGCGCTCAGCTCGCGAGCAGCCGCAGCTTCTCGGTCTCGACGTCGTAGTCGGGCAGCGGCCACTCGAGTTCGAGCGCCTCGAGCGCCTGGATGAGCAGGTGCTGCACCGCCAGGCGCGCGTACCACTTGTGGTCGGCCGGCACGACGTACCAGGGCGCGATCGGCGTGGCGGTGCGCTCGAATGCCGCTTGGTAGGCCTCCTGGTACTTCGGCCCGAGCATCCGCTCCTCGACGTCGTTGGGGCTGTACTTCCACTGCTTCTCGGGCCGCTCGAGTCGGTCCATCAGGCGCGCCTTCTGCTCGTCGGGCGAGATGTGCAGCATGACCTTGATGATCGTCGTGCCCTCGGCCACCAGTTCGGCCTCGAACTCGTTGATCGCGCCGTAGCGGCGCTCGATCTCCTCGGGGGTCGCGAGGTCGCGCACGAGCGCGATGAGCACGTCTTCGTAGTGCGACCGGTCGAAGACGCCGATCATGCCCGGCTCGGGCACCTGCTTGCGGATGCGCCAGAGGAAGTCGTGCTTCTGCTCCTCCTCGGAGGGGGCCTTGAAGGAGGCCAGCTGCACGCCCTGCGGGTCCACGTTGCCGATGACGTGCTTCACGATGCCGCCCTTGCCGGCGGTGTCCATGGCCTGCAGCACGAGCAGGATGCGCCGGCCGTCGTCGCCGGCCTGGTGGTGCGCGAACAGCTTCTCCTGCAGGTCGGTGAGCACGAGCGCGCCCTCCTTCAGGGCGGCGCGGCCTGCCTTCTTGTTGCCGTCGAAACCCGGGGTCGCGTCGGTCGGCGACTCGAGGAGGATGAATCCCGGGTCCACTCGCAGCAGTCCGGTCGGGTCCTCGCGCCAGTACGACTCGCGGCTCATGTCACACTCCTTCGTGCGACGCTCTGTCGCCCGGGGTCCATCCTGTCGACTGAGCGGATGCCGCGGCAAGGGCTCGACGTGGGTCGACGGATGTGCGGTGGAGTCTGATACGGTTCGCAACCCGAGCTCAGCGCGGCAGCGGCACCTCGACGAGCTGAGGACCGTCGACCCGCCCGGTGAGCGCCTCATCGAGCTCGCCACGGGTCGTCGCGCGGGCGTAGCCCCATCCGTAGGCGCCCGCGAGCGCCGCGAGGTCGACCGCGTGCGGCGTGAACTGCACCCGGTCGAACGCCTCGGGCGCGGCCGAACCGGCCACCTCGAGCGCGTCGAAGATCGTGCCGCCGCCGTCGTTGCCCACGATGAGCTGCAGGCGCGGGCGCGGCTCGCCCTGTCCGAGCAGCAGCGACCCCACGTCGTGCAGCAGGGTGAGGTCGCCGATGAGGGCGCGGGTCACGCCGGTGCGGGCGGGGACGGCCGGCGCCGCGGCATCCGGAGCCTCCGACTCGCCCGGTGCCGGTGCCTGGCTCGCGATGGCGATCCCGAGCGCGGTGGCGACGGTGCCGTCGATGCCGGCGAGGCCGCGGTTCGCGTGCACCGGGATGCGTCGGCCGGGCACCGCGCGGTCGGCATCGCGGATGAGTCGGGACGCGCCGAACACGAGGCGGTCGTGCGGCCAGGTCGCGGCCCACACCGCGTCGACGAGCATCCGCCGGGTGACCGGAGCGCGCACGGCGGCGAGCTGCGCGCGCATGTACTCGCGTTGCGCCGAGAAGTCGGAGACGTGGCCGGTCTCGTCGACCCCGCTGCGCACGGATGCCGCGGCCGGCCCGGCCTCGTCGAGCAGCATGCGGCTCGCCCGCACCCACCGGCCCGTCCACGCGCGCTCGTCGGCGTCGGGTTCGTGCGCGGCCGCGCGCACCGCACGTTCGAAGCGGCGAACCCGCCGGCCCGGGTCGTACCACTCGATGCCCGTCGGCGCGACCACGATCGCCTCCACGCCGTCGCGCTGCACGAGCGCGGGCACCTCGCGCGAGAGCGTCGGATGCCCGAAGACGACGACGCGCTCGACGGCGTCGCCGAACCCGGGCTCGCGCAGGAGCTCGCGGTAGGCCACGACGAGGTTCGGCCCGAAATGTGCGCCGCTCGTGACCTCGGCGATGAGCGGCCAGCCGCCGTCGCGCGCGAACTCCTCGGCGGCGGGGCCGGCGCCCGCCCCGGCCACGACGATGGTGCGGGGGCCGTGCTCGATGACGGCGCCGCCCGGTCGGGGCGCCTCGGCGGGCGTCGTCCACGGCTCCTCGGCGCGCGGCGCGACGTCGAGGGTCAGCACGGCGGAGAGCGGCTCCCGGTACTGCAGGTTCACATGCACCGGCCCCGGGCCCGGGTGCGGCACCGGATCGCCCGACGCGTCGCGGCCGAGCGCCGCGGCGACGGCCTCGCGGGCGACGGCGGCCGCGGCATCCGCTTCACCTGGCGCACCCTCTGGTGCGGGGACATCGCGTTCGAGTCGCACCGCGCCGGCGAAGATGCCCGGCTGCATGGTCGTCTGGTTCGAACGGATGCCGCGGAGCTCCGCCGGGCGGTCGGCGGAGCAGACGATCAGCGGGACGCCCGAGTGATGCGCCTCCAGCACGGCGGGATGCAGGTTCGCGACGGCGGTGCCCGACGTGGTGACGATCAGGGCCGGGCGGCCGGACTCGACGGCCGTGCCGAGTGCCAGGAACGCGGCACCGCGCTCGTCGATGCGCACGTGCAGGCGGATGGCGCCCACGCGCTCGAGCTCGGCCGCGGCGAGCGCGAGCGCCTGCGAACGGGAGCCGGGCGCCACGACGACGTCCCGCACGCCCTCGCGCACGAAGGCGCTGAGGAGCGCCATCGCGGCGTCGCTCGCGGGGCTCCGCCCGCCTTGGCTCCGTCCGGCCTGCACCGGGTGGGGCGCCGGATCAGCCATTCGGTCGCCCGGAGGGGCCGACCTCACCGGGGGCGTCGGGTGCGTCGGGACGCTTGCGATCGGAGCCGCGCGTGCCGTCGGGCGGCGTGGCGGCGCCGGGAGCGCGACCCGGCCCGGAGCCCTTGGTGTCGTCGGCGTCGAGCTCGGCCAGTTCCTGCTCGAGGCGGCGGATGCGCTCGTCCTGCTCGGCGTCGGTGCGGAGGCGGCGAAGGAAGTCGGCGTCGTCGTCGGGCGCGATCGCGCCGCCTCGCGACGGCCCCACCCGGTTCGCCCGGCCGCGGCCGATGATGAACCAGAGGAGCCCGCCGATGATCGGCACGATGAGGATCACGACGATCCACCAGCCGCGGCGCAGGCCTCGGATGCGCGTGCGATCGAAGAACGCGCAGTCGGCGACGGCGTAGATCGTGAAGATCACGGCGGCGACGCCGAGTCCGAAGAGCAGCCGGGCCATTCCCTCAGTGTAGGCGCGTCCGGGGCCGCTGCGGCTGTGAGAGCGCTCAGCGGCGGCGACCTACACTGTCAAGGTGAAATCCGTGCCCGTCTGGATCTGGTACACCGCGCTGCGCATCCTGCTCTTCGCGGTGCCGCTCGCCGTGCTGCTCGCCGTGGGCGTGAACCCGTGGATCTCCGCGGCCGTCGCCGCCCTGTTCGGGCTGAGCGCGTCGCTGATCTTCCTGCGCCGGGCCCGGGAGTCGATGTCGACCGACCTCTACAGCGCGCGGCACCGCGAGGCGCCGGTCGCCCGTGCCGACGACGAGGAGGAGGACGCCGCGATCGACGGTCAGAGCCCGAACGCGAGTCCCAAGCCCACGCCGTAGACGAGCGCGGTGAGGCTCGCCAGCTGGAGGGCGAGCAGCAGTTCGCGCGGCGTCTTCGACCACAGGACGATCGCCGCCGCCGGCAGCGCGAGCAGCAGGCCGAATAGCACGAGCCACGCCGTGGGGTAGAACAGCGCGAAGAAGACGACGATCGCGAACGGCACGAGCATGAACACGGCGAACAGGATGCGCCCCGCGAGCGGCCCGACGAGCACCGCGAGGGTGCGCTTGCCCGCCGCCTTGTCCTGCGCGACGTCGCGGAGGTTGTTGGCCATGAGCACCGCACAGGCGATGAGGCCGGCTCCGACTCCGCCGAGCCAGGCCTCGAGGTTCACGTCGAGCGCCTGCACGTAGGCCGATCCGGCGGTGGCCACGATGCCGAAGAACACGAACACGAACAGCTCGCCCAGGCCGGAGTAGCCGTAGGGGCGCTTGCCGCCGGTGTAGAACCAGGCCGCCACGATGGCGACGGCGCCGACGGCGAGCAGCCACCACTGCTGCGTCACGATGACGAGCGCGAGTCCCGCGAGTGCGGCGAGCGCGAAGAAGCTGAGCGCCACGGCGAGCACGTGCCGGGGCTTCGCCGCGCCCGACCCGGTGAGTCGCGCCGGGCCGACGCGGTGGTCGTCGGTGCCGCGCACGCCGTCGGAGTAGTCGTTGGCGTAGTTCACCGCGATCTGCAGCGCGAGCGCGACGACGAGCGCGAGCAGCGCGCGGGCCGGATGCCACGGGCCGTCGGCGATGGCCACGACGCCCGCACCCGTGCCGAGGGCCACCGGGGCGACCGCGAGCGGCAGCGTGCGCAGCCGGGCGCCGGCCACCCAGTCGGCGGCGGTGGCCGGACCGCGCGCGGGGGCCGAGCCGGATCCGGCCTTGGCCGGGTTGCCCGAGCGACCGCGGGCGCTGC
This DNA window, taken from Agromyces sp. 3263, encodes the following:
- a CDS encoding FAD-dependent oxidoreductase, producing MNKLRLAIVGAGPAGIYAADILLKSERNFDVSIDLFDHLPAPYGLVRYGVAPDHPRIKGIITALREVLDRGDIRIFGNVRFGEDITLDDLKKHYNAVIFATGAVRDASLNLPGIDLEGSYGAAEFVSWFDGHPDFPRTWPLEAREVAVIGNGNVALDVSRILAKHVEDLMPTEIPANVAAGLAASPVTDVHVFGRRGPTSVKFTPLELRELGELRDVDMIVYDEDFDYDDAARAAVAGNKQVFVIDKVLNQWRQREVGQASRRLHLHFFAKPLEILDDGTGRVGGIRWERTAPDGEGGVVGTGEIRELPIQAVYRAVGYFGSPLPGIPFDKKFGVIPNHEGQVLTRDKETGEARQMYGVYATGWIKRGPVGLIGHTKSDAMETIKHVINDLGNWWRPESPSEESVIELLESRGIEWTDLDGWHRLDEHEQALGAAEGRVRVKVVPRDEMVGISRDEA
- a CDS encoding polyprenyl synthetase family protein; this encodes MNPSHPVARRGSALAANLGLSERVFASSADRAMARAIDAGIERVEAGLVREVSFADSIADVSTRYLLEAGGKRVRPMLTLLTAQLGAGITDDVVTAAEAIEITHLGSLYHDDVMDDSERRRGVPSAHAVWGNSVAILTGDLLFARASQLMASLGERAIRMQADTFERLVLGQLHETVGPAIGEDPIVHYIQVLADKTGSLIAAAAQSGIIFSGADPALEKPIVEFGEKIGVAFQLIDDVIDLSPQPEETGKVPGTDLRAGVVTLPLLRLAELARADAASADLLQRIERDVIVVPQAAGAFDPHDTNTLASRIVPSKETVDAIVAQLREHEATRATLAEAHRWAHEAVAALAPLPEGSVKKALTRFAETIVERQS
- a CDS encoding class I SAM-dependent methyltransferase, producing the protein MTRADLGKDPLEVSAMFDRVAARYDRTNTVLSVGNAPLWRVATTRAVAPQRGERVLDVAAGTGTSSASLAKSGASVVAADFSPGMIEVGRRRQAGVPNLVFVEADATKLPFGDDEFDAVTISFGLRNVNEPKLALAEFFRVAKPGGRLVICEFSHPPVAFVRAGYHAYQRYVMPPLVRASSSNDTAYEYLNESINAWPDQPTLAGWIREAGWVDVQWRNLTMGVVALHRARKPLA
- a CDS encoding DUF427 domain-containing protein, with the translated sequence MKAIWNGAVIAESDDTVVVEGNHYFPREALDPRYFAPSDNHSVCHWKGTADYLHVEVDGKRNPNAAWTYPTPSPAAAEIAEHVAFWHGVEVVAA
- a CDS encoding isochorismate synthase MenF; amino-acid sequence: MVRTEPVEELAPLIPRADPRHPLLWMRRGEGIVGLGETLRVETSGASRVKDAAAAWTELAADADVDDRVGLPGTGLVAFGAFAFADHSASSSVLVVPELVLGRRDGRAWVTRITHASGAAGASGDRGGDGSEDAAAAVPLAIPEPAPKRRVPRVAFTPGAVPPEAYESAVAEAVRRIDAGELEKVVLARQLLGELHEEDGLRATITRLAEDYPDTWVYAVDGLIGASPETLVRVDHGTVSARVLAGTTSRGAGDASDRERATALAASPKDLAEHALAVASAVKRLAPHTARLDASPEPFTLQLPNLWHLATDLKGTLGDGSSSLDLVQAVHPTAAVAGTPRRVALRVLAELEGFDRGRYAGPVGWIDGDGDGEWAIALRCAQVEPDGTVAAYAGCGIVHDSRPADELAETVMKFRPIVEAFGG
- a CDS encoding PPK2 family polyphosphate kinase, which produces MSRESYWREDPTGLLRVDPGFILLESPTDATPGFDGNKKAGRAALKEGALVLTDLQEKLFAHHQAGDDGRRILLVLQAMDTAGKGGIVKHVIGNVDPQGVQLASFKAPSEEEQKHDFLWRIRKQVPEPGMIGVFDRSHYEDVLIALVRDLATPEEIERRYGAINEFEAELVAEGTTIIKVMLHISPDEQKARLMDRLERPEKQWKYSPNDVEERMLGPKYQEAYQAAFERTATPIAPWYVVPADHKWYARLAVQHLLIQALEALELEWPLPDYDVETEKLRLLAS
- the menD gene encoding 2-succinyl-5-enolpyruvyl-6-hydroxy-3-cyclohexene-1-carboxylic-acid synthase, whose amino-acid sequence is MADPAPHPVQAGRSQGGRSPASDAAMALLSAFVREGVRDVVVAPGSRSQALALAAAELERVGAIRLHVRIDERGAAFLALGTAVESGRPALIVTTSGTAVANLHPAVLEAHHSGVPLIVCSADRPAELRGIRSNQTTMQPGIFAGAVRLERDVPAPEGAPGEADAAAAVAREAVAAALGRDASGDPVPHPGPGPVHVNLQYREPLSAVLTLDVAPRAEEPWTTPAEAPRPGGAVIEHGPRTIVVAGAGAGPAAEEFARDGGWPLIAEVTSGAHFGPNLVVAYRELLREPGFGDAVERVVVFGHPTLSREVPALVQRDGVEAIVVAPTGIEWYDPGRRVRRFERAVRAAAHEPDADERAWTGRWVRASRMLLDEAGPAAASVRSGVDETGHVSDFSAQREYMRAQLAAVRAPVTRRMLVDAVWAATWPHDRLVFGASRLIRDADRAVPGRRIPVHANRGLAGIDGTVATALGIAIASQAPAPGESEAPDAAAPAVPARTGVTRALIGDLTLLHDVGSLLLGQGEPRPRLQLIVGNDGGGTIFDALEVAGSAAPEAFDRVQFTPHAVDLAALAGAYGWGYARATTRGELDEALTGRVDGPQLVEVPLPR
- a CDS encoding PLDc N-terminal domain-containing protein is translated as MARLLFGLGVAAVIFTIYAVADCAFFDRTRIRGLRRGWWIVVILIVPIIGGLLWFIIGRGRANRVGPSRGGAIAPDDDADFLRRLRTDAEQDERIRRLEQELAELDADDTKGSGPGRAPGAATPPDGTRGSDRKRPDAPDAPGEVGPSGRPNG
- a CDS encoding DUF4229 domain-containing protein — translated: MKSVPVWIWYTALRILLFAVPLAVLLAVGVNPWISAAVAALFGLSASLIFLRRARESMSTDLYSARHREAPVARADDEEEDAAIDGQSPNASPKPTP
- a CDS encoding 1,4-dihydroxy-2-naphthoate polyprenyltransferase, which produces MNPQDVRNRSARGRSGNPAKAGSGSAPARGPATAADWVAGARLRTLPLAVAPVALGTGAGVVAIADGPWHPARALLALVVALALQIAVNYANDYSDGVRGTDDHRVGPARLTGSGAAKPRHVLAVALSFFALAALAGLALVIVTQQWWLLAVGAVAIVAAWFYTGGKRPYGYSGLGELFVFVFFGIVATAGSAYVQALDVNLEAWLGGVGAGLIACAVLMANNLRDVAQDKAAGKRTLAVLVGPLAGRILFAVFMLVPFAIVVFFALFYPTAWLVLFGLLLALPAAAIVLWSKTPRELLLALQLASLTALVYGVGLGLAFGL